The following proteins are encoded in a genomic region of Candidatus Rokuibacteriota bacterium:
- a CDS encoding branched-chain amino acid ABC transporter permease, whose amino-acid sequence MTDIYARLAYPAELAANGALLGLMYALVALGIVLVYKSSAVANLAHGSLVMLGAFVTWAITTHLRFPLGLALVAAVLVMAAVGAGIERLALRRMAGQPLIMILMLTLGLEIMLRGLAPAIWGAGSKPFSIGISQDPFFVGALLINRVYLAGGALALVLMLLLMLLFHTRLGVVLRAVSDDYVASWSVGISVERAIGLTWAIAGGLATLAGAVWASVQGIDWTLSLLLLKALAVAILGGLDSIGGAVVAGLLVGVLESVISGYLDPLVGGGTKEVVAAVVILLTILFKPHGLFGREIIERV is encoded by the coding sequence ATGACGGACATCTACGCGCGGCTGGCCTACCCCGCCGAGCTCGCCGCCAACGGCGCGCTGCTCGGGCTCATGTACGCGCTCGTCGCGCTCGGCATCGTCCTCGTCTACAAGTCGTCGGCGGTGGCCAACCTCGCCCACGGATCGCTGGTGATGCTGGGCGCGTTCGTGACGTGGGCCATCACGACCCACCTCCGATTTCCGCTGGGGCTGGCCCTGGTGGCGGCCGTCCTCGTCATGGCCGCCGTCGGCGCCGGGATCGAGCGGCTCGCGCTCCGCCGCATGGCCGGCCAGCCGCTCATCATGATCCTCATGCTCACCCTCGGCCTCGAGATCATGCTGCGCGGGCTGGCGCCCGCCATCTGGGGGGCGGGCAGCAAGCCGTTCAGCATCGGCATCAGCCAGGACCCGTTCTTCGTGGGCGCCCTCCTCATCAACCGGGTGTACCTGGCGGGAGGCGCGCTCGCGCTCGTCCTCATGCTGCTCTTGATGCTGCTGTTCCACACCCGGCTCGGCGTCGTGCTGCGCGCGGTGTCGGACGACTATGTCGCCTCGTGGTCGGTCGGGATCTCGGTGGAGCGCGCCATCGGCCTGACGTGGGCGATTGCGGGCGGGCTGGCCACGCTCGCGGGAGCGGTGTGGGCCTCGGTCCAGGGGATCGACTGGACCCTCTCGCTGCTGCTGCTCAAGGCGCTGGCGGTCGCCATCCTCGGCGGCCTGGACAGCATCGGAGGCGCTGTGGTGGCCGGGCTCCTGGTGGGCGTCCTGGAGAGCGTGATCTCGGGCTACCTCGATCCGCTTGTGGGCGGGGGCACCAAGGAAGTGGTGGCGGCGGTGGTGATCCTGCTGACGATCCTCTTCAAGCCGCACGGCCTTTTCGGCCGCGAGATCATCGAGCGGGTGTAG